In the genome of Pelobacter seleniigenes DSM 18267, one region contains:
- the cobK gene encoding precorrin-6A reductase — protein MILLFGGTSETAGLAESLAGLELPVLVSTATDAELDVGRHPLIRRRCGRLDEEGMSALLVREGLRLIVDASHPFAVELQRTARAVAARYQLPYFRFQRPACALSADELFEVADHQEAAELAVSFGSPVLLTTGSRNLEPYVHAARREGVPLFVRVLPHPDAVAACAAAGIPEANRIFARGPFSEEQNRKLIATLRIGVLVTKDSGVAGGVAEKIAAARKEDCLVIMIRRPAEHDSGPFEHAAVTDIPTLLDSIRAIL, from the coding sequence ATGATTCTGCTGTTCGGGGGCACCTCCGAGACCGCTGGCCTGGCCGAGTCTCTGGCCGGGCTGGAATTGCCGGTGCTGGTCTCGACGGCGACGGATGCCGAGCTGGATGTGGGCCGGCATCCGTTGATCCGGCGGCGCTGCGGCCGCTTGGACGAAGAAGGGATGAGCGCGTTGCTGGTCCGCGAGGGGCTTCGGCTGATCGTCGATGCCAGCCACCCTTTTGCCGTTGAATTGCAGCGCACTGCTCGTGCGGTGGCGGCCCGCTATCAACTCCCGTATTTCCGCTTTCAACGACCCGCCTGCGCGCTTAGCGCGGACGAGCTGTTCGAAGTGGCCGATCATCAGGAGGCCGCCGAACTGGCCGTCTCTTTCGGCAGCCCGGTGCTGCTGACCACCGGTTCGCGCAACCTGGAGCCCTATGTTCATGCCGCCCGGCGCGAAGGCGTGCCCCTGTTTGTCCGGGTCCTGCCGCACCCGGACGCGGTTGCGGCCTGCGCAGCGGCGGGAATCCCGGAGGCCAACCGGATCTTTGCCCGGGGGCCTTTTTCCGAGGAGCAGAACCGCAAGCTCATCGCGACCCTGCGGATCGGTGTCCTGGTGACCAAGGACAGCGGTGTGGCCGGCGGGGTTGCTGAAAAGATCGCCGCCGCGCGCAAGGAAGACTGTCTGGTCATTATGATCCGCCGCCCTGCAGAGCATGACAGCGGACCGTTTGAGCATGCTGCTGTGACCGACATTCCGACTTTGCTCGACAGCATCAGGGCAATTTTGTAA
- a CDS encoding FadR/GntR family transcriptional regulator, with protein sequence MKPNRESLTDRVVRSLKSDIASGRYAVGAALPSEPFLVKQFGVSRTVIREALAGLKAAGLIDTRQGAGVYVLEPTPKAESGPMFSLDYEDLADILEFLELRMAMEIEAAGLAADRCTGAQQMKIYQALLLMKGLIEEGQSAEDADYDFHFGIAVATNNRRYVDFFNFIPPKVITRSRFCKRPVDPEQQLCYMQELYLEHQHIYQALANKDAVEAREAMRTHLVNSKARYESLLMKAPDTGA encoded by the coding sequence ATGAAACCAAACAGGGAATCGTTGACCGACCGGGTGGTGCGGTCTTTGAAAAGTGATATCGCCAGCGGCCGCTATGCGGTCGGGGCCGCGCTCCCTTCCGAACCCTTTCTGGTCAAACAGTTCGGAGTCAGCCGGACCGTGATCCGCGAAGCCCTGGCCGGGTTGAAAGCGGCGGGGCTGATCGATACCAGGCAAGGGGCCGGAGTCTATGTCCTGGAGCCGACTCCCAAAGCCGAGAGCGGCCCCATGTTTAGTCTTGATTACGAGGACTTGGCGGATATCCTGGAATTTCTTGAATTGCGAATGGCCATGGAGATTGAAGCCGCTGGGCTGGCTGCGGACCGTTGCACCGGGGCTCAGCAGATGAAGATCTACCAGGCGCTGCTGCTAATGAAAGGACTGATCGAAGAAGGTCAGTCCGCCGAAGATGCGGACTACGATTTCCACTTTGGGATTGCCGTAGCCACCAATAATCGCCGCTATGTCGATTTCTTTAATTTTATTCCACCGAAAGTGATCACCCGTTCGCGCTTTTGTAAACGCCCGGTCGACCCGGAGCAGCAACTTTGCTACATGCAGGAGCTTTATCTGGAACATCAGCATATTTACCAGGCCCTGGCCAATAAAGATGCGGTGGAGGCCCGGGAGGCGATGCGGACGCATCTGGTGAACAGCAAAGCCAGGTATGAATCATTGCTGATGAAGGCCCCGGACACCGGAGCCTGA
- a CDS encoding aldo/keto reductase has translation MDYFQLGRTDLNVSAIGFGAIPIIRLEHTDAVRVLRYALERQINFFDTANAYRDSEEKIGSAFAGLRDQVILASKTQRRDGVGVQEHLQRSLTMLQTDYLDLYQFHQVSREQDWQAMTAPGGALEEATRARQAGLIRYLGVTSHSLPMALRLVRSGLFDTIQFPFNLIEEDAANELFPLASELGQGIIVMKPFAGGVLDDAAVAFKYLRQFPHLLPIPGFESIAQIDQVLACYDSPNQVGPEDLAVMERYRRELGQNFCRRCEYCQPCPQGVKITPAMAYRIVTNRMTAAIAPQFSRAAMETVPLCNSCGSCVERCPYDLPIPATLKEHYQLFQQHLSALQEG, from the coding sequence ATGGACTATTTCCAGCTGGGCAGGACGGACCTGAATGTCTCCGCAATCGGCTTCGGCGCGATCCCGATCATCCGTCTTGAGCACACTGACGCGGTTCGGGTATTGCGCTACGCGCTGGAGCGGCAGATCAACTTTTTCGATACCGCCAATGCCTACCGTGACAGCGAGGAAAAAATCGGCAGCGCTTTTGCCGGCTTGCGTGATCAGGTGATCCTGGCCAGCAAAACTCAACGGCGGGACGGGGTCGGGGTGCAGGAGCATCTGCAGCGCAGCCTGACCATGCTGCAGACCGATTATCTCGACCTTTATCAGTTCCATCAGGTCTCCAGGGAGCAGGACTGGCAGGCCATGACCGCTCCTGGGGGTGCTCTTGAAGAAGCGACCCGGGCCCGGCAGGCGGGCTTGATCCGCTATCTGGGGGTGACGTCGCACAGCCTGCCGATGGCCCTGCGTCTGGTGCGTAGCGGGCTGTTCGATACTATTCAGTTTCCATTCAACCTGATCGAGGAGGATGCCGCCAACGAGCTTTTCCCGTTGGCGAGCGAGCTTGGCCAGGGGATCATCGTCATGAAACCATTCGCCGGCGGGGTGCTTGATGATGCCGCCGTGGCCTTCAAATACCTGCGTCAGTTCCCTCATTTGCTACCGATACCCGGTTTTGAATCGATTGCCCAGATCGACCAGGTTCTTGCCTGTTATGACTCCCCCAATCAGGTCGGTCCGGAGGACCTGGCGGTCATGGAGCGCTATCGGCGGGAACTGGGGCAGAACTTCTGCCGGCGCTGCGAATATTGTCAGCCCTGCCCGCAAGGCGTCAAGATCACCCCGGCCATGGCCTATCGGATCGTCACCAACCGGATGACGGCAGCCATCGCTCCGCAATTCAGTCGAGCCGCCATGGAAACCGTGCCGCTCTGTAACAGCTGTGGCAGCTGTGTGGAACGTTGCCCGTACGATCTGCCCATCCCGGCCACGCTGAAGGAGCATTATCAGCTGTTCCAGCAGCATTTGAGCGCCTTGCAGGAGGGCTGA
- a CDS encoding Fur family transcriptional regulator, whose amino-acid sequence MDDPSIRLEKIITKLRTHDFRVTPQRLAVLKAFLSNADHPSVEDVFEQVRADYPTTSLATVYKTVNLLKELGEILEIRLAAERNRYDGRKPYPHPHLICTECQAIVDPELSALQQLTAELGQVTGFLIQSHQLEFFGICPACQSQQKLK is encoded by the coding sequence ATGGACGACCCGTCGATTCGCCTTGAGAAGATCATCACCAAACTGCGGACCCATGATTTTCGGGTGACGCCGCAGCGCCTCGCGGTGCTCAAAGCCTTTCTCAGCAACGCCGATCACCCCAGCGTCGAAGATGTTTTCGAACAGGTGCGGGCGGACTATCCCACCACCAGTCTGGCGACGGTTTATAAAACCGTCAATCTGCTCAAAGAACTCGGGGAGATTCTGGAAATCCGCCTGGCTGCGGAGCGCAACCGCTATGACGGCCGTAAACCCTATCCTCATCCCCATTTGATCTGTACCGAATGCCAGGCAATTGTCGACCCGGAACTGAGTGCTCTGCAGCAATTGACCGCAGAGCTGGGGCAGGTCACCGGCTTTCTGATCCAGTCCCACCAACTGGAATTTTTCGGCATCTGCCCCGCCTGCCAGAGTCAACAAAAATTGAAATAG
- the katG gene encoding catalase/peroxidase HPI, translating into MSEAGKCPVTGHSSRQVAGGGTSNRDWWPQQLNLDILHQHSNLSNPMDESFNYAEEFKSLDLKAVKQDLYALMTDSQEWWPADYGHYGGLMIRMAWHSAGTYRMGDGRGGAGTGNQRFAPLNSWPDNVNLDKARRLLWPIKQKYGRKISWADLMILAGNCALESMGFKTFGFAGGREDIWEPEEDIYWGAEEKWLATSDQPKSRYSGERDLENPLAAVQMGLIYVNPEGPDGNPDPVASGIDVRETFARMAMNDEETVALVAGGHTFGKCHGAGDAALIGPEPEAAGLEEQGLGWRSRFGSGKGGDTIGSGIEGAWKPNPTTWDMGYLKVLFKYEWEKVKSPAGAWQWLAKDVAPEDMVVDAHDPAKKHRPMMTTADLSLRYDPIYEPIARRYLANPAEFADAFARAWFKLTHRDMGPRARYLGAEVPAEELLWQDPVPAVTHPLIDEADCTALKDKILAAGLSISQLVTTAWAAASTFRGSDMRGGANGARLRLAPQKDWPVNQPEQLAAVLQALEGIQQEFNNAQADGKKVSLADLIVLGGCAAVERAAQQAGFKVAVPFSPGRSDASQEQTDVQAFAVLEPKADGFRNYQQARFSVSAEELLIDRAQLLTLTAPEMTVLVGGLRVLGANFGQSPHGVFTSRPETLSNDFFVNLLDMGTSWRPISAEAELFEGRERGSDRVKWTGTRIDLLFGSNSRLRAIAEVYACADGQEKFLHDFVAAWNKVMNLDRFDLI; encoded by the coding sequence ATGAGTGAAGCAGGCAAGTGCCCGGTGACGGGGCACAGCAGTCGCCAGGTGGCCGGTGGCGGCACGTCCAACCGGGACTGGTGGCCGCAGCAGCTGAACCTGGATATTCTTCACCAGCATTCCAATCTTTCCAATCCCATGGATGAGAGTTTCAACTACGCCGAGGAATTCAAAAGTCTTGACCTTAAAGCCGTCAAGCAGGACCTTTATGCGTTGATGACCGACTCGCAGGAGTGGTGGCCGGCGGACTACGGTCACTACGGCGGACTGATGATCCGGATGGCTTGGCACAGCGCCGGGACCTATCGGATGGGCGACGGCCGGGGCGGCGCCGGCACCGGCAATCAACGTTTTGCACCCCTCAACAGCTGGCCGGACAATGTCAATCTTGACAAGGCGCGGCGCCTGTTGTGGCCGATCAAACAAAAATACGGCCGGAAAATCTCCTGGGCCGATCTGATGATTCTGGCCGGCAACTGCGCCCTGGAATCCATGGGCTTCAAAACCTTCGGCTTCGCCGGCGGGCGGGAAGATATCTGGGAGCCGGAAGAGGACATCTACTGGGGCGCCGAAGAGAAGTGGCTGGCGACCAGCGATCAGCCGAAGAGTCGCTACTCCGGTGAACGCGACCTGGAAAATCCCCTCGCCGCCGTGCAGATGGGGCTGATCTATGTCAACCCGGAAGGTCCGGATGGGAACCCGGATCCGGTGGCATCAGGGATCGATGTGCGGGAAACCTTTGCACGGATGGCCATGAACGATGAGGAGACCGTGGCTCTGGTGGCCGGCGGGCATACCTTCGGCAAATGCCATGGCGCCGGCGATGCCGCCCTGATCGGTCCGGAACCGGAGGCGGCAGGGCTGGAGGAGCAGGGGCTCGGCTGGCGAAGCCGTTTCGGCAGCGGCAAAGGCGGGGATACCATCGGTAGTGGCATCGAGGGGGCCTGGAAGCCAAACCCGACCACCTGGGACATGGGTTATCTGAAAGTACTGTTCAAATACGAATGGGAAAAGGTCAAGAGCCCGGCCGGCGCGTGGCAGTGGCTGGCCAAGGACGTGGCGCCCGAGGATATGGTGGTCGATGCCCACGATCCTGCCAAAAAACACCGGCCGATGATGACCACCGCGGATCTTTCCCTGCGTTACGATCCCATCTACGAGCCCATTGCCCGCCGCTACCTGGCCAATCCGGCCGAGTTTGCTGATGCCTTTGCGCGGGCCTGGTTCAAACTGACTCATCGTGATATGGGGCCGCGCGCCCGCTACCTGGGGGCGGAAGTGCCGGCGGAAGAGCTGCTCTGGCAGGACCCGGTGCCGGCCGTGACTCATCCGCTGATCGACGAAGCCGATTGCACGGCCCTCAAAGACAAGATCCTGGCTGCCGGGCTGTCCATCTCCCAACTGGTGACCACGGCCTGGGCCGCGGCATCGACCTTCCGCGGTTCCGACATGCGTGGCGGCGCCAATGGGGCGCGGCTGCGCCTGGCGCCGCAGAAAGACTGGCCGGTCAACCAGCCGGAGCAGCTGGCCGCGGTCCTGCAGGCCCTGGAAGGGATTCAGCAGGAGTTCAACAATGCCCAGGCGGATGGGAAAAAGGTTTCCCTGGCCGATCTGATTGTGCTCGGCGGCTGTGCCGCGGTTGAGCGGGCCGCCCAGCAGGCCGGTTTTAAGGTCGCTGTTCCCTTCAGCCCCGGGCGCAGCGATGCCAGCCAGGAACAGACCGATGTGCAGGCCTTTGCCGTGCTCGAACCGAAAGCGGACGGTTTCCGCAATTACCAGCAGGCCCGGTTCAGTGTTTCGGCCGAGGAGTTATTGATCGACCGCGCCCAGCTGTTGACCCTGACTGCTCCGGAGATGACCGTTCTGGTCGGCGGTCTGCGGGTCTTGGGGGCCAACTTCGGGCAATCGCCCCATGGAGTCTTTACCAGCCGGCCGGAAACCCTGAGTAACGATTTTTTTGTTAACCTGCTCGATATGGGCACCAGCTGGCGGCCTATCTCGGCAGAGGCCGAGCTGTTCGAAGGACGGGAACGGGGGAGCGACCGGGTCAAATGGACCGGGACCCGGATCGATCTGCTGTTCGGTTCCAATTCGCGTTTGCGGGCCATCGCCGAAGTCTATGCCTGCGCGGATGGCCAGGAAAAATTCCTCCACGATTTTGTTGCCGCCTGGAACAAGGTGATGAACCTCGATCGTTTCGATCTGATCTGA
- a CDS encoding MerR family transcriptional regulator, producing MTIQQLSQETGIGIDTLRIWERRYGFPVPDRDSRGHRSYSQKQVDELRIVKSLQSYGQRPGKIFSLSGQERRQLLETLVGRDRPDNQRLQQLIEEFPPSQIAQEMAKQREKLGLELFILKFAVPLLQLLDRNWAKGQLSIAREHLISDHLEDVIKPEFATLSADKPQILFLTMNGERHKLGLLLAAALFHAAGVNCIWINESLPLSEIPPLAQELGVAGVALSFSSHYSKRQAKQDLGNLRKELPTDIKLVAGGQAAQQIPSLPNLLVCTDLRKIRQLVGRHFRGQKDELI from the coding sequence ATGACGATTCAGCAACTCAGCCAAGAAACTGGTATAGGTATCGATACCTTACGAATCTGGGAACGGCGCTACGGCTTCCCGGTGCCTGATCGCGACAGCCGTGGCCACCGTAGTTATTCTCAAAAGCAGGTGGACGAACTGCGAATTGTCAAGAGTCTGCAAAGTTATGGGCAAAGACCTGGGAAAATTTTCTCCTTGAGCGGACAGGAACGTCGTCAGTTGCTCGAGACATTGGTGGGACGGGACAGACCGGACAATCAACGGCTGCAACAGCTGATCGAAGAGTTTCCCCCCTCCCAGATAGCCCAAGAGATGGCCAAGCAGAGGGAAAAGCTTGGCCTGGAGCTATTTATTCTGAAATTTGCAGTTCCCCTGCTGCAACTTCTCGACCGCAACTGGGCGAAGGGACAACTCAGTATCGCCCGTGAACACTTGATTTCCGACCACCTGGAAGACGTAATCAAGCCCGAATTTGCAACGCTGTCAGCAGACAAGCCACAGATTCTGTTTTTGACCATGAACGGTGAGCGCCACAAACTGGGTCTGCTGCTGGCGGCAGCGTTGTTTCATGCTGCAGGGGTCAACTGTATCTGGATAAATGAGAGCTTGCCTCTTTCCGAAATTCCGCCGTTGGCCCAAGAGTTGGGCGTCGCCGGTGTCGCCCTGTCCTTCAGTTCCCATTATTCAAAACGCCAAGCGAAACAGGACCTTGGCAACCTGAGAAAGGAGCTTCCTACCGATATCAAACTGGTCGCCGGAGGACAGGCGGCACAACAAATTCCCAGCCTCCCGAACCTGCTTGTCTGCACCGACCTGCGGAAGATCCGACAGCTGGTAGGCAGACATTTTCGCGGCCAGAAAGATGAATTGATTTAA
- a CDS encoding DUF2177 family protein, with product MFGYYLKLYLLTVPLFFAVDLLWLGVVAKNFYQNNLSHLLSPAVNWPAALVFYCVYIAGIILFAVKPGLDTASLAKAALWGALFGFFTYATYDLTNLATLRDWPLKVVVIDIAWGTLLCALVASGGYLIGRWLS from the coding sequence ATGTTCGGATATTATCTAAAACTCTATCTGCTGACCGTCCCGCTTTTTTTTGCCGTCGATCTGCTTTGGCTCGGGGTGGTAGCAAAAAACTTCTACCAGAATAATCTGTCCCATCTTCTTAGTCCGGCGGTTAACTGGCCGGCGGCGCTGGTCTTCTATTGTGTTTACATTGCCGGGATCATTCTCTTTGCCGTCAAGCCGGGATTGGACACGGCCTCTTTGGCAAAGGCTGCTTTATGGGGGGCCTTGTTCGGATTTTTTACCTACGCTACTTACGATCTGACCAATTTGGCCACCTTGCGCGATTGGCCACTCAAGGTGGTTGTGATCGATATCGCCTGGGGAACGCTCCTCTGTGCTCTGGTCGCCTCCGGCGGGTATCTGATCGGTCGCTGGCTCAGTTAA
- a CDS encoding DUF1295 domain-containing protein, giving the protein MSLFLFCGIILFIFMTAVFLIAMGQKDNSIVDIAYGLGFVLVGWSGYILYGNDHPRQLLLLGLVSLWGLRLTAHVALRKQTEQGEDFRYRQWRESWGDSFVWRSFLQIFMLQGAVIYLVALPLLLSFAQPGDALGWLDLFGGMVWLFGFLFEAVGDWQLLRFKNNPANHGKIIQQGLWRLTRHPNYFGEAVLWWGVFLVAFGSPLGWFALISPLLIDFLLLKVSGIPMLEAKYQGNPEFEAYKKRTNALFPGIPRAKEEKP; this is encoded by the coding sequence ATGAGCCTGTTTCTGTTTTGCGGAATTATTCTTTTCATCTTTATGACCGCAGTCTTTTTGATCGCTATGGGACAGAAGGACAATAGCATCGTCGATATCGCTTATGGCTTGGGTTTTGTTCTTGTCGGCTGGAGTGGCTATATCCTGTATGGCAATGACCACCCAAGGCAGTTGCTGCTGCTCGGACTGGTCAGTCTCTGGGGCCTTCGCTTAACAGCTCATGTTGCCCTGCGCAAACAGACTGAACAGGGGGAGGATTTTCGTTACCGGCAATGGCGCGAGAGCTGGGGCGATAGTTTTGTCTGGCGGAGTTTCTTGCAGATTTTTATGTTGCAGGGGGCGGTTATTTACCTGGTGGCACTGCCATTGTTATTGAGCTTTGCCCAGCCAGGAGATGCGCTTGGTTGGCTAGACCTTTTCGGGGGCATGGTCTGGTTGTTCGGGTTCCTCTTCGAAGCGGTTGGCGATTGGCAATTGTTGCGGTTTAAGAACAATCCGGCCAATCACGGGAAAATTATCCAGCAGGGGCTATGGCGCCTGACCCGGCACCCCAATTATTTTGGAGAAGCGGTCCTTTGGTGGGGCGTCTTCCTGGTTGCTTTTGGTTCTCCCCTCGGCTGGTTTGCTCTGATTAGTCCATTGTTGATCGATTTTTTGCTTCTGAAAGTTTCCGGAATCCCGATGCTCGAAGCCAAGTATCAGGGCAATCCCGAGTTCGAGGCCTATAAAAAAAGGACGAATGCACTTTTTCCGGGTATCCCTAGGGCGAAAGAGGAGAAGCCATGA
- a CDS encoding NAD(P)/FAD-dependent oxidoreductase — protein sequence MSDGDSRKLRVAVVGGGVAGIVSAYLLQHKYQVSLFEQNHYLGGHTNTIEIKDGPDAGLAIDTGFIVLNDATYPLFQKFLAQLGVATRNSEMSFGFQCLQSGFVYAGNNLNGLFAQRSNLLSLKFYRFLLEIARFNKQARQDLAAEAVPHETLGEYLQRGNFSKFMSTHYLLPMAAAIWSTPTLRAAEFPAESFLRFFDNHGLLSFYNRPQWKTVVGGSYSYIKAFSKTFTGDILLNAGVENVFRTETGVRLQLSDGRSEWFDRLVIATHADQALRLLGDPSLDEQRLLAPWQYQLNRTVLHTDASLLPPQRAAWSAWNFTREAAQGTEDHPVFVSYYMNRLQGLKAQRDYCVTLNRSESFHPETVIAEFAYQHPQYSFSSLSTQAGLPSLNGVLNTWFCGSYFGYGFHEDAVRSAVAVGKALGVDL from the coding sequence ATGAGTGACGGAGATTCGCGGAAGCTTCGGGTTGCTGTGGTTGGCGGCGGTGTTGCCGGCATTGTCAGTGCCTATCTGCTGCAGCACAAATATCAGGTCTCGCTGTTCGAGCAGAATCATTATCTTGGTGGGCACACGAATACCATCGAGATCAAGGATGGACCGGATGCCGGGTTGGCGATAGATACCGGGTTCATCGTGCTCAACGATGCTACCTATCCACTGTTTCAGAAATTTCTTGCACAGCTTGGGGTTGCTACTCGCAACAGCGAGATGTCATTCGGTTTTCAGTGTCTGCAGAGTGGGTTTGTTTATGCAGGTAACAATCTGAATGGTCTGTTCGCTCAGCGAAGCAACTTGCTCAGCCTGAAGTTTTATCGGTTTTTATTGGAGATTGCCCGTTTCAACAAACAGGCTCGCCAGGATCTTGCCGCAGAGGCTGTGCCGCATGAGACGCTCGGTGAATATTTGCAGCGAGGGAATTTTTCCAAGTTTATGAGCACTCACTATCTGCTGCCGATGGCGGCAGCGATCTGGTCGACGCCGACCCTGCGGGCCGCCGAATTCCCTGCTGAATCGTTCCTGCGTTTTTTTGATAATCATGGACTGCTCTCTTTTTATAACCGACCACAATGGAAGACGGTGGTTGGCGGGAGCTATTCCTATATCAAGGCTTTCAGCAAAACATTCACTGGCGACATTCTTTTGAATGCCGGAGTTGAGAATGTTTTCCGGACAGAGACCGGCGTTCGACTCCAGCTTAGTGACGGGCGTTCCGAATGGTTTGATCGTCTGGTGATCGCGACCCATGCCGATCAGGCCCTCCGTCTTTTGGGTGATCCGAGTTTGGATGAGCAACGCTTGCTCGCGCCCTGGCAGTACCAACTGAATCGTACTGTGCTGCATACGGATGCTTCGTTGCTTCCGCCGCAACGGGCAGCCTGGTCGGCCTGGAATTTTACCCGCGAAGCGGCTCAAGGGACGGAAGATCACCCTGTTTTTGTTAGCTACTACATGAATCGGTTGCAGGGACTAAAGGCGCAGCGGGACTACTGTGTCACTCTCAACCGGAGCGAGAGTTTTCATCCGGAGACGGTGATAGCCGAGTTTGCTTATCAGCATCCGCAATACAGTTTTTCCTCGTTGTCCACCCAGGCAGGGCTGCCGAGTCTCAACGGAGTTCTCAACACTTGGTTTTGCGGCAGTTATTTCGGTTACGGCTTTCATGAGGATGCGGTCCGCTCAGCGGTGGCGGTCGGCAAGGCTCTTGGAGTTGACTTATGA
- a CDS encoding DUF1365 family protein: protein MTSLIYQGEVSHSRLQPVQHSFRYPVYFYAFDLDDLPELARENPLFGYNQLRPVAIHDKDYLLVGDQPIREKLQQLLSEEGFKDVLGRVMLVTAARYFNYVFNPISFFYCYRQSGELLCVLAQVNNTFGEMHLYLLADPGADRIDGRLVYNSDKQFHVSPFFSRDGRYQFQITEPEQQLDNRIHLHQAEQLIFIARIQGRAEPLTSGALLRTIVRHPFSAALTMPRILWQAAKLYWQRRLPVHTKPIPDHSMTIRLLPPTLLERIGRFFAQRHLSKLKQGQLALHLPDGRQLSFGTADVKPQQLQVRTNRFFRRVMFAGEIGFGEAYMDGDWSSADLPGLLTMLAANADLVDDRGMVSAWFGRWVNYLRHQLRANTLAGSSRNIREHYDLSNDFFASFLDPSMTYSAALFRHAGESLEQAQRNKLQTMIELADIGRDDHVLEIGCGWGSFAIEAVRQTGCRVTGITLSHEQLKLARERVRQAGLEERISLQLCDYRQLTGQWDKIVSIEMLEAVGHGGLKAFFSGCGQALRPGGKAVIQVITLPDHKYAAYRYSSDWIRKHIFPGGHLPSIGALAQAIATGSPLRIDSLENSAADYALTLDHWRTRFLAEKPQLRVLGYDDTFLRKWEYYLAYCQAGFSARIIDLTRLVLAKPLSG from the coding sequence ATGACATCGTTGATTTATCAGGGAGAGGTCAGTCATTCACGGCTTCAACCGGTTCAGCACAGTTTTCGTTACCCGGTCTATTTCTACGCCTTCGACCTGGATGACCTGCCCGAGCTCGCCAGGGAAAATCCGCTGTTTGGTTATAATCAGCTACGGCCGGTGGCGATCCATGACAAAGATTACCTCCTGGTCGGGGATCAACCGATCCGTGAAAAGCTGCAGCAGTTGCTCAGCGAAGAGGGGTTTAAGGATGTTCTTGGCCGGGTCATGCTGGTCACGGCAGCGCGTTATTTCAACTATGTCTTTAATCCGATCAGTTTTTTCTACTGTTACCGACAGTCAGGAGAACTACTCTGCGTTCTGGCGCAGGTCAACAACACCTTCGGTGAGATGCACCTTTACCTGCTCGCCGATCCAGGGGCTGATCGTATTGACGGTCGGCTCGTGTATAACAGCGACAAACAGTTTCATGTTTCGCCCTTCTTCAGTCGTGATGGCCGCTACCAGTTTCAAATCACCGAACCAGAGCAGCAGCTTGATAACCGGATCCATTTACATCAAGCAGAACAGCTGATATTTATTGCCCGGATCCAGGGGCGGGCTGAGCCTTTAACCAGCGGAGCCCTGCTGCGCACGATCGTTCGTCATCCTTTCTCAGCTGCCCTGACCATGCCACGTATTCTTTGGCAGGCGGCGAAACTCTATTGGCAAAGGAGGCTTCCAGTGCATACTAAACCAATCCCAGATCATTCCATGACCATCCGTTTATTACCGCCGACTCTGCTTGAGCGGATCGGGCGGTTTTTTGCCCAGAGGCATCTCTCTAAACTCAAACAGGGGCAGCTTGCCCTTCACCTGCCTGACGGTCGTCAGCTTAGTTTTGGAACTGCTGACGTAAAGCCGCAGCAGCTGCAGGTGCGGACTAATCGATTTTTCAGGCGCGTGATGTTTGCCGGTGAGATCGGCTTCGGGGAAGCCTATATGGATGGCGACTGGAGCAGCGCTGATCTGCCGGGGTTGTTGACCATGCTGGCAGCCAACGCCGACCTGGTGGATGACCGGGGCATGGTGAGCGCTTGGTTCGGTCGCTGGGTGAATTATCTGCGCCACCAATTACGCGCCAACACCCTCGCGGGCAGTTCGAGAAATATCCGTGAACACTATGATCTGAGCAATGATTTCTTTGCCAGCTTTCTCGACCCGAGCATGACCTATTCGGCAGCCTTGTTCCGTCATGCGGGGGAGTCCCTCGAACAAGCACAGCGTAACAAACTCCAGACAATGATTGAACTGGCTGACATCGGCAGGGATGATCATGTCCTGGAAATTGGCTGCGGGTGGGGGAGTTTTGCCATCGAGGCGGTGCGCCAAACCGGTTGCCGGGTGACCGGTATCACCCTTTCCCACGAGCAGCTCAAATTGGCCCGGGAGCGGGTTCGGCAGGCCGGGCTGGAAGAGCGGATCAGCCTGCAGCTGTGCGATTATCGGCAGCTCACCGGGCAGTGGGATAAGATTGTCTCCATCGAAATGTTGGAAGCCGTGGGCCATGGTGGGTTGAAGGCCTTTTTCTCTGGCTGCGGGCAGGCGCTGCGCCCCGGCGGCAAGGCGGTGATTCAGGTGATTACCCTTCCGGACCACAAGTATGCGGCCTACCGTTACAGTTCCGACTGGATTCGCAAACATATCTTTCCCGGTGGTCACTTGCCGTCTATCGGTGCCCTGGCGCAAGCGATCGCCACCGGTTCGCCATTGAGAATCGACAGCCTGGAAAATAGTGCAGCCGACTATGCCCTGACCCTCGATCATTGGCGGACCAGGTTCCTGGCAGAAAAACCGCAGCTGCGCGTACTTGGTTACGACGATACATTTTTGCGCAAGTGGGAATACTACTTAGCTTACTGTCAGGCGGGATTCAGCGCACGAATCATCGATCTGACCCGACTGGTGCTGGCAAAGCCGCTCTCCGGCTGA